In one Desulfonatronum sp. SC1 genomic region, the following are encoded:
- the pheT gene encoding phenylalanine--tRNA ligase subunit beta — translation MLLSLNWLREFTPYEGTADQLADRLTMLGLEVEEIIRPFGHLANVVAGRVLECDRHPRSDRLSLCKVDIGQVKTLPIVCGAPNVARGQLVAVAKPGTVLPDGKEIVETEIRGETSQGMICSEIELGLGDESDGIMVLEGHFNLGHSLLRVLDLKDEVLNISITPNRGDCLSVLGLAREVAAEFNLPLNLPETRLTEEGSECSEAVSIVIDEPDLCPLYQARIIQGIRIAPSPAWLKRRLLAVGQRPINNVVDVTNYILMEWGQPLHAFDLAKLAGPAIRVARAEEGQRFTTLDGRERTLLASDLLINDAEKAVALAGVMGGANSEVTETTTDILLECAVFNPISIRKTSRRMGLSSEASYRFERGVDQPGSTLALDRAMALIRETAGGTILRGVAKNEPRPWQAPRISFRPQRAAKLLGLSLDDAFCKTTLQALGCAVADDDQPLWHITPPGSRRDLEREADLIEEVGRCYGLDRIPAVLPRAAKSLDQLASLAPRTDFARRVKTWGQGLGLTEVVNYSFVSTQELALMGLADAETTIALRNPLSEDQNVLRPQLAPGLLQSVRHNLTQGNTTLRLFETAVVFQPDSGSETEAREPSRLGLALTGQRHPEGWPHPTESVAVSVDIFDLKGMVEHLLRHLRLPAATFRTLADHSICLPCAEILLDGEACGWLGQVRADIAESCHARRELFLAEIDLDLLQRRWAESVQSFTALPTYPPVRRDVTVISSLDVTCAAILEAIQSSEIKLLQNVILADRFLPQTEPEADEVRHTLRLTYRHPERSLTNEEIDQLHQGLCSQLQERLPIRFS, via the coding sequence ATGCTTTTAAGTTTGAACTGGCTGCGCGAGTTCACGCCATATGAAGGTACGGCCGATCAATTGGCCGACCGCCTGACCATGCTTGGTCTGGAAGTGGAAGAAATCATCCGCCCCTTCGGCCATCTTGCCAACGTAGTCGCAGGTAGAGTCCTTGAGTGCGACCGTCACCCGCGATCGGACCGGCTCAGCCTGTGTAAGGTTGATATCGGCCAGGTCAAAACGTTGCCCATTGTTTGCGGCGCGCCCAACGTGGCACGGGGGCAACTCGTGGCCGTGGCCAAGCCCGGCACCGTGCTTCCAGACGGCAAGGAAATCGTCGAAACCGAGATCCGCGGAGAGACCTCCCAGGGCATGATCTGCTCGGAGATCGAACTGGGGCTGGGTGACGAAAGCGATGGGATCATGGTTCTGGAAGGCCACTTCAACCTGGGACACAGCCTGCTGCGTGTTCTGGACCTGAAGGACGAAGTCCTGAACATCTCCATCACGCCGAACCGCGGCGACTGCCTCAGCGTGCTCGGTCTGGCCCGAGAGGTGGCCGCGGAATTCAATCTTCCCCTGAACCTGCCGGAAACGCGGTTGACCGAGGAAGGCTCGGAGTGTTCCGAGGCCGTGTCCATCGTCATCGACGAACCCGACCTTTGCCCCTTGTATCAAGCCCGAATCATCCAGGGCATCCGCATCGCTCCCAGCCCGGCGTGGCTGAAGCGCCGACTGCTGGCCGTGGGGCAACGGCCCATCAACAATGTGGTGGACGTGACCAACTATATTCTCATGGAGTGGGGCCAGCCCCTGCATGCCTTCGACCTGGCCAAACTGGCCGGCCCGGCCATCCGGGTCGCCCGGGCCGAGGAAGGCCAGCGCTTCACCACCCTGGACGGCCGCGAGCGCACCCTGCTGGCCTCCGATCTGCTGATCAACGACGCTGAAAAGGCCGTGGCCCTGGCCGGGGTCATGGGCGGCGCCAACTCCGAAGTCACGGAGACGACCACGGACATTCTTCTGGAATGCGCTGTCTTCAATCCCATTTCCATTCGCAAGACCTCGCGCCGCATGGGCCTGTCCAGCGAAGCCTCCTACCGCTTCGAGCGCGGAGTGGACCAGCCCGGCTCGACCCTGGCCCTGGATCGAGCCATGGCCCTGATCCGGGAAACCGCTGGCGGCACGATCCTGCGCGGGGTGGCCAAAAACGAACCCCGCCCTTGGCAGGCCCCCCGTATCTCCTTTCGCCCCCAGCGGGCCGCGAAACTGCTTGGCCTATCCCTGGACGACGCCTTTTGCAAAACCACGCTGCAAGCCCTGGGCTGCGCCGTGGCCGACGACGACCAGCCCCTCTGGCACATCACTCCGCCCGGCTCCCGCCGGGATCTGGAGCGGGAAGCGGACCTGATTGAGGAAGTCGGCCGTTGCTACGGCTTGGACCGGATCCCGGCGGTCCTGCCCCGGGCTGCCAAGTCCCTGGATCAACTGGCCTCCTTGGCTCCCAGAACCGACTTTGCCCGTCGGGTGAAGACCTGGGGCCAGGGCCTCGGGTTGACCGAGGTGGTCAACTACAGCTTCGTCTCCACCCAGGAACTCGCCCTGATGGGCCTGGCCGACGCCGAGACGACCATCGCCCTGCGCAACCCGCTCTCCGAAGATCAGAATGTCCTGCGGCCCCAACTCGCCCCCGGCCTGCTGCAAAGCGTCCGGCACAACCTGACCCAGGGCAACACCACCCTGCGGCTTTTCGAGACTGCCGTAGTCTTCCAGCCTGATTCCGGTTCCGAAACCGAGGCACGGGAGCCTTCCCGGCTGGGCTTGGCCTTGACTGGTCAACGCCATCCCGAAGGCTGGCCCCATCCCACGGAGTCCGTAGCAGTCTCCGTGGACATTTTCGACCTCAAGGGCATGGTGGAGCACCTTCTGCGCCATTTGCGCCTGCCCGCCGCCACATTCCGGACCCTGGCCGACCATTCCATCTGCCTGCCCTGCGCGGAAATCCTCCTGGACGGCGAAGCCTGCGGCTGGCTGGGCCAAGTTCGGGCGGACATCGCCGAATCTTGCCACGCCCGGCGAGAACTGTTCCTGGCGGAAATCGACCTGGACCTGCTCCAGCGCCGCTGGGCCGAATCCGTCCAGAGCTTCACAGCCCTGCCGACCTATCCTCCGGTCCGCCGCGACGTTACCGTCATCAGCTCCCTGGACGTCACCTGTGCCGCGATTCTGGAGGCCATTCAGTCCTCTGAAATCAAACTGCTTCAGAACGTGATCCTGGCGGACCGCTTCCTTCCCCAAACAGAACCGGAAGCCGACGAGGTCCGCCACACCCTGCGCCTGACCTACCGCCACCCGGAGCGCAGCCTGACCAACGAAGAAATCGACCAACTCCACCAAGGGCTCTGTTCCCAGCTCCAAGAACGACTGCCGATCCGTTTTTCCTGA
- the pheS gene encoding phenylalanine--tRNA ligase subunit alpha, with amino-acid sequence MTDSHPERSSGLSGQLDELSQALEQGLTSADTAAEVESIRVAYLGRKGRLAGLMSGLAKTPPDQRPALGQKANQVKALLQERMEARLLELERRKEHELLARFDPSLPGRSQWLGSLHPVTLVTEEICQAFVSLGFEIVEGPELETDFYNFEALNLPQDHPARDMQDTFYIGENTLLRTHTSPLQVRTMQRKTPPLAAIAPGKVYRRDSDLTHTPMFHQIEGFLVDKDVSMADLRGTLTAFVHQIFGPDTVVRFRPSFFPFTEPSAEVDISCMLCGGRGVCAGKTCRVCKQTGWLEILGCGMIDPAVFTAVEYDPEVYTGFAFGLGVERVAMLKYGIGDLRMFFENDVRFVSQFG; translated from the coding sequence ATGACCGATTCGCACCCGGAACGCTCCAGCGGCCTGTCCGGGCAGTTGGATGAACTGTCCCAGGCCCTGGAACAAGGATTGACTTCAGCCGACACTGCCGCTGAAGTCGAATCCATCCGAGTGGCTTACCTGGGTCGCAAGGGACGCTTGGCGGGGTTGATGTCCGGCTTGGCCAAGACGCCCCCGGATCAGCGTCCGGCCCTTGGCCAGAAGGCCAATCAGGTCAAGGCCCTGCTCCAGGAACGAATGGAAGCCCGCCTGCTGGAGTTGGAACGGCGCAAGGAGCACGAGCTTCTGGCCCGCTTCGACCCGTCACTGCCCGGGCGCTCTCAATGGCTTGGCAGCCTTCACCCGGTGACCTTGGTCACCGAGGAAATCTGCCAAGCCTTCGTCTCACTGGGGTTCGAGATTGTAGAAGGCCCGGAATTGGAAACGGACTTCTATAATTTCGAGGCCTTGAATCTGCCCCAGGACCACCCGGCCCGGGACATGCAGGACACGTTCTATATCGGGGAAAACACCCTGTTGCGGACGCACACTTCGCCCTTGCAGGTCCGCACCATGCAGCGCAAGACCCCGCCCCTGGCCGCCATTGCGCCGGGCAAGGTCTACCGCCGGGACTCCGACCTGACGCACACCCCGATGTTTCACCAGATCGAAGGCTTTCTCGTGGACAAGGACGTGAGCATGGCCGACCTGCGCGGCACCTTGACCGCCTTCGTGCATCAAATCTTCGGTCCGGACACCGTTGTCCGCTTCCGCCCCAGCTTCTTCCCCTTCACCGAGCCCAGCGCGGAGGTTGACATTTCCTGCATGCTCTGCGGCGGACGGGGCGTTTGCGCCGGGAAGACTTGCCGGGTCTGCAAGCAGACCGGCTGGCTGGAAATCCTGGGATGCGGCATGATCGATCCAGCGGTCTTTACGGCAGTGGAGTACGACCCGGAAGTGTACACCGGCTTCGCCTTCGGACTGGGCGTGGAGCGAGTGGCCATGCTCAAATACGGCATCGGCGACCTGCGCATGTTCTTCGAAAACGACGTCCGGTTCGTTTCCCAATTCGGCTGA
- the rplT gene encoding 50S ribosomal protein L20 gives MRVKRGLAAHRRHKKYLDMAKGYRGARSRLYRTARVTVERALAYAYRDRKVRKREFRALWIIRINAAARVHGLSYSKFMHGLSLAGIELNRKVLADLAVREKEHFGKLAGMAKAKLS, from the coding sequence ATGCGTGTAAAACGCGGCTTGGCGGCCCACCGCCGGCACAAAAAATATCTGGATATGGCCAAGGGCTATCGCGGCGCCCGAAGCAGACTGTACCGCACCGCTCGCGTCACGGTAGAGCGAGCTCTTGCGTATGCCTACCGCGACCGCAAGGTTCGCAAGCGCGAATTTCGCGCCCTGTGGATCATTCGCATCAATGCCGCGGCTCGTGTTCACGGTTTGTCCTACAGTAAATTCATGCACGGCCTGTCCCTGGCCGGCATCGAACTGAACCGCAAGGTGCTGGCCGATCTGGCCGTTCGGGAAAAGGAACACTTTGGCAAGTTGGCCGGAATGGCCAAAGCCAAGCTGTCCTGA
- the rpmI gene encoding 50S ribosomal protein L35, with protein sequence MPKMKTRKSAAKRFKLTGTGKIKRRKAFMSHILTKKSPKRKRQLGKDTILAPANVKAVRKMIPFAK encoded by the coding sequence ATGCCGAAAATGAAGACACGTAAAAGCGCCGCCAAGCGGTTCAAGTTGACAGGTACCGGAAAAATCAAGCGCCGTAAGGCCTTCATGAGCCATATTCTGACCAAGAAAAGTCCGAAGCGGAAACGGCAATTAGGTAAGGACACCATCCTCGCGCCGGCCAATGTCAAGGCCGTGCGCAAGATGATTCCTTTTGCGAAGTAG
- the infC gene encoding translation initiation factor IF-3 — protein MNLSNAEECPITSVKRTRCNKQIRAQEVRVIGEDGKQVGILPLAEALQYAESQGVDLVEVSPEANPPVCRVMDFGKYKYELQKKQQEGRKKQTLIQLKEIKFRPKTDDHDFETKLKHIRRFLEGGDKCKVTVAFRGREMMHRDRGEMVLKRVLEELGEEAKIDQQPSMEGRTMNMVLSAVEKKKIG, from the coding sequence GTGAACCTTTCAAACGCGGAGGAATGCCCTATTACCTCGGTTAAACGTACCCGCTGCAACAAGCAGATCCGGGCTCAAGAAGTTCGAGTCATCGGGGAGGACGGCAAGCAGGTTGGAATTCTGCCTCTGGCCGAGGCTCTCCAGTACGCGGAAAGTCAGGGAGTGGACCTGGTGGAAGTGTCGCCGGAAGCGAACCCTCCGGTCTGCCGGGTCATGGACTTCGGCAAATACAAGTACGAGCTGCAAAAAAAACAGCAGGAAGGCCGAAAGAAGCAGACCCTGATCCAGCTCAAGGAAATCAAGTTCCGCCCCAAGACGGACGATCACGACTTCGAAACCAAGCTCAAGCACATCCGCCGCTTCCTGGAAGGCGGAGACAAGTGCAAGGTGACCGTGGCCTTTCGGGGGCGAGAAATGATGCACCGCGACCGAGGTGAAATGGTGCTTAAGCGGGTCCTGGAAGAGCTGGGCGAAGAGGCCAAGATCGACCAACAGCCGTCCATGGAAGGACGCACCATGAACATGGTGCTCAGCGCAGTGGAAAAGAAAAAAATCGGGTAA